The stretch of DNA GAGGAGGGAGATCATCGATGCTGTGAGAAGGCTCGTCATGGACGTGCAGGCAGGCAGGTTGTCGGTGGAGGACATAAACGAGGAGGTCTTCCAAAGGTACCTCTACACGGGTGACCTGCCTTACCCTGACCCAGACTTAGTGGTCAGGACGAGTGGGGAGGAGAGGATAAGCAACTTCCTGCTTTGGCAGATAGCTTACTCGGAGCTGGTTTTCCTAGATGTCCTGTGGCCGGAATTCAGGAAGATCGACCTTCTTCGCGCCATAAGGGTGTACCAGTCGAGGCAACGCAGGTTTGGTAGGTAACAATCTTGCTTCTTAGTTTTCCCTGGATTCTTCCCATGTTCGGCCTATGCTTTCCCTTGTCCCGAGGGCTTGGAGAGGTGGGTTGTGGGAAAGTGTTCCAGCGTTTCATGCATTAAAGCTGTTCCTCGACGAAGCCGAGGTCAAGGAGCTCGCTGAAAAGCCAGCGAGGCACTACCGCCTAGGCGCCCAGCAACACTAGGCCCCGGCTCGCGGTTGGCCGCCGCTGCCCGCAATGGGCGCCGCGGCCGCCGGGTGCTCCTCCCGGAAGCCCCCCTAGAGGGGCAGGCCCGCAACGGGCGATGCGGCGCCTCCGTGGGGCGACCCCGAGGCCGACCAGAGATGACGACGACTTTAAGGGGGCCAGTGGGGGCAGAAAAGGAGGAGCTTTGGTAGGTGATCACGGGTACGTATACGTTAGTTTTTTTAAACGCTAAGTGGGGCTAGAAAGTGGTGGATGTGTCGTACAACATATACCAGTTCAACAGCTTTGATGATTTACTAAAATACGTCGAAGCCCAGATAGCGAGCATACAGGACATGCTTCAGCAACTTGAGCAAAGGTACGAAGTGGTGCGCGTCAGGGCGGAGCGCATGAAAGCCCTCGAGAGAGTGCTGGAGGACCTCCTGGGAGAGAAGCTGTCCTCGCTCAACGAGATCGACTACATGGGATTAAAGGTTGTCGTCAACGCGAGGGCCGTTGACGAGCTAAACGTGCTCGAGGAGACTATAGAGTCGCAGAGGGAGTCGCTGGAAGCTCTCGCGCGCATTAGGGACGTGCTTCACAAGCTTGGGAGCTCCCTGTCATCTGGTGAAGAGCTGACCGGGATCTCCATACTAGTTCAGACACTCAACGGAATACCTGTCAGGATACTTTTGAAGGAGACTGAGTAGCGATGAGAAGGCTCCTGCTTATACCCACACTGCTACTGTTTTTTCTCGCTCTTCGTCCCGCAACCTCAGCCCCCGTGTACAATTACGAGGTAAGAACGTTCAGGTCGGTGATAGAGTCCTTTCTGCCGGTGGGAGAGAGCGTCTACGTCGCGTTCTCAAACGGCACAGTGGCGCTGATCGACTACAGCACGGGGCGGGTCACCTCAGGGGTGATCAAGCCTACAGGGCTGGATAGCGTTGGGATGTTCTACAGCGGCTCCTCTCTGGTGGTCGTGGACTCATCGGGCCTCATAGCCATTTTGGACCCCTCCACGCTGAACGTACTTTCCTCTATGAGCGCCATTTCGAGAAGCGACGAGTCATATGTCCTCCGAGCGGCCTTAAGCGGGGACGGCCGATTTCTAGCACTAGACGTAATGTACACCTACAAGGGCGCTAGGCTAGAAAGGCTTGTGCTCGTAGACCTCATCAAAAGGTCGAGGGTATTCGAAAGAGACGTCAACTCCAACGACGTCCTGTGCAAGGTTTTCTCCTTAGACTTCTACGGGAACTACCTGGTGACCGAGACTATCGATACTCTCTGCGAGCTATGCCAGCTCACAGACAACAAAGTCGAAGTCTACAGTGTTTCGCCTAACGGGGTTGTGAAAGTGGCTTCGCTTCAGACGGGTTTGACTATCAAGGCCGTGGGCGAGGGCTACGTGCTGGCGCAACAGGTGAAGTCTGAAAACGGCCAGCACAGAACCCTCGTCCTGACACTGCCTGACCTGAGGGTGGTTTCAGAGAAGATGGCGCAGCAAGCAGTGCAGATAACCCCTATCGGGAGCAGGTTCGTGGTCGTATTCCAGGACGGCTCTGTGAACTACTGTGATGTATCTCTGAGCTGCTCTCAGGTGTTGAAGGTCCCGACTCAACGCAGTATAGGGGTTTTCACGCGGGACACTATAGCTGTTTTCACGGTGAGCAGTGTTTTCGTCTACGCTACTGACTACAAAAACCCGCCTACGCTTATCGCCAGCTACCGCATTGCGTGGCCCAGCGTCTCCTGGGACCCTGTCGATGGAAAGGCATCGGGTAGCATTTTTGCGGCTAAGTACGGGAACAGCTTCCTTGTGGTCGTCTACCCGCTTCGCAACTCCACGATCCACCTCAGGGTCCTGGATCAGGACGGGAACCCTCTCGACGGCGCAAGCGTGACCTTGGTTGGTAGCTCGGGTACCTATAGCGCGGTCACAAACTCCTCAGGGTGGGCAAGCCTTAAAGTTCCCCCGGGTAACTACTCTGTGGAGATACTTCGAAAAGGGTTCTCGGAGAATAATTTCCCGCTCTCGGTTAACCAGCCGACAATGTTCCTGGAGACGAGAATGGTGAAGGAACCACCGAAAAGGTATACTTTGACTGTAAACGTCGTAGGCGACAACGGGAAACCGTTACCCGGAGCAAGGGTCACGATTGAAGGCCCAGAGTCCTACGAGTTACTAACACCGGCCTCAGGAACCCTTTCCGTGGAGCTGCTGAGGGGGAACTATACCGTGAAGGCCGAAGCCCCTCTCTATACTCCTCAGACTATCCGCTTAGAGCTCAAAGAGCAGGGTGGAAACCTGACGTTAGTATTGAAGAAGAAATTCTTCAACCTGACAGTCATCTCGGAGGCAAACTTATCCGTTACGCTGAAACTCGTAGGAGTTGGCGCCGCAGATAACGCCATCGAAGTTAGGACGAAGGGAGAGCCTGTAACCCGCGTAAAGCTTGCGGCCGGAAGCTACATTGTATCACTAATCGACTCACCTAAGGGCTACAGTTGCCGCTTGAACACTACCACCATCGAGTGGCGCGATACCACCGATCAGGCCCTGCTGGTAAACTGTTCTCCCGTGAAAGCTGAAAACAGGGCAAGCCTGGCGGAGATCATCGAGAGTATCAGGAGCGAGGTGCAACTAAGCCGCAACGTATCAAAAACCATATCCCTTGGCACCATTACGCAGTACAACGGCCAGCAGCTCGACCTCGCGTCACTATCCCGGGAGAAAACGCTCGTCGTCGAGCTCTTCTACACGCAGTGCACGGGGTGCAAGTACATGATACCGCTCCTCAGAAGCCTGTCGCAGAGAAACGACACTGTCGTGATCTCCCTTACGGTCTCGCCCTCTGATACACCCGAAATCCTGAAGAGGTACATGCTCGACAACAATATCACATGGTACATCGGCAGGGACGACGTGCAGCTCGCGAGCCAGGTCAACGCTACGTCTTTTCCAACAGTTCTGGTAGTCAAGGAGGGAAGTATCGTCTTTATGGGTGTAGGTTCGAAGCGCGAGCTCGAAGAGTTAGCGCGTGCACCAAGTTCGATTAGCCTTGAGAGTTTGGTAGCCCCAGAAACCTTAATAATACTCGGCTGTGCCCTCATCCTGGCCACTCTTGCAGTAGGTGGTGGAGGTGCCAAGGAGAAAGGACAAGCTGAAGAGAGTGATATCTGGCCTTATAGTAGCCATATTCATTCTCTCCATACTGGCCTACGTGGCGATTACGCTTAAACCGTAACTAAGAATGCTACCTTCTTAGTTTTCCCTCATTTCTTGCCCTGCTCGACCCACAGCCTCCTCACTCCCAACCAGTGAAGGAAGAGGTTACGGGAGAGTATCTGGACAAGCGTTTGGGACTCGAGCTTGCTATATAATCGCAGCAGGTGTGTGGGTAAGGTAAGCTGGAGAGGGGAAAGGCTTTACTGTTTTCAGCCTAAGAGCTTGAGGCGGAGCAGCTCCGCTTCTCTCTGATCCCTCCCCTTCTCAGCCGCTCCTTCTCGGCAAACCTACTCGAGCACAGCGCTAGTAGGGAGTGTGCCTGCGGCGTCACATGCTGAAGTACGCTGGGGCGACCACTCCCAGGGGAACCCGTAACACCTCGAAGAGGGTCTCAGAAAGGTGAGGGAGTGGCTTAGCCAGGCGCGGCCAGCCGTCAGACGGGGCATCTTGAGGGTAGGCTCAGCGCTGCAGTGATGACGGTTGCTACAACAGGGACAGTTAAGTTATCTTCCGGCGAGATGAACTCGGTTACTGTTACAATGACTGAAGTCACAACTGCTTGCATAACGCTGCCTCCGCATAAAAGCAGGAGTGAAAGATACACGAGAAGGGCTATGACCTCTCCTCCAAGAGTTTTACCTTTTCTCCAGAGAAGGAGGCTTGAGATCGAGGCCACCGCGTCAACGGCTGCCAAGGCAACAACACCGTAGAAGGTGTGACAAGGGTCTATTAGGAGACTCACAACAGCACCTATCATACCGTACAGCAGACCGACGTAGCCCTCTCTCTTCTCGTAATCTCTCTCAAGCAGGGATAGTTGCTTCTCGATGAAGCTGTGGAACTCGTCTATCGCCTCCTCGAGCACCGTGAAGGGCGTTCGAACTCTTTCACCAAAGCTGTCGATGAACCTGTGGAGTTCCCTGGAAAAATCTTCCAGCTCGGTCTTGAGCTTGAACCTTTTCACGACGATGCTGTTGAGGAGGGCCGCTGCCAGCAACCCTAGGGAATAATAGATGTAAACATTTAGGAAGCTCGGTAGCGGGAAGAAGAACGGGTAAAGAAGCAGGAAGCTCAAAGCCAGGTGCACGAGCTTACGGTAGAGCTCACGCTCCACAAAGGACAAACTAAACCGCCTCGAGAGTATAAGATATAGCTTTGAAACCCGAGCTGACCAACTTTTTCACGAGCTGTGAATCCAAGTTTAGAGCACCTTCTTTGAAGAGCACGTACTCTGCGCTTATCTTCATCGAATCCGCCTCACCGGAGGTTATCTCCCAGAACACGTGGGCTTTCTTATCAACAGAGAAGATTTTCATAATGAGGCATAGCCTATGACTCCCCGCAGCGTCGTTGCACGAGAAAAGGTACTCGCTAAATGGGGTGAGTGCCTCGTTCCTCCTGGAGCCGTAGAACTCTATGACCCTGTCTTTAGGAACCTCGAGGATCTTCGACCCACCTGATGAGAACACGTCCTTAAAGACCCTTGTGACGATAATGTCCAGGAAGTCTTCAAGGGTAAGGTTGTCTTTGAGTGTGTAAAAGGGAATCTTCACCTCCCTCCTCTCAACAAGAGCCCCTGTTGACGCGTCCCTGAAAGACAGAAGAGCCCTGTAGGGCACGCCGCTAACCCTCGCGAACTTCAAATCGGCTTTGTGCGCACACTTTCTGCAAAGAGCCCACTTCTCAGGAATGTGGACTACTCGGCCGCACCCGCTGCACTTCTTCCAGACACCGTTGATGAATCTCCACTCGACTCTTACATCTCCGTTGCCCGAGACGTCTATGTACGCGTAGTTGCCTATCGGTTCACCGGTCTTAAGGAGCCTGTCAAGCCTAGCCACGTTGACGTAGACGGTGCCGTTGTGCTCCACCTCTAGGCCTCCGAAGCTATGGCTGTGACCGAAGATGTGGACGCGGGGTCGGTAGTGGTCGATGAGGTAATTTATCTCCACCACACCGGCATGGGGAGAGTGGTGGTAACTGTCAATAACCTTCCCGCGGTCCAAAATGCTGAAAGGAGGGTAATGCGTCACGAGCACAACAACCCTCGTCTGCCTCTCGAGTTTGAACGGCTCCACCCTTCTCCCGTGCCCCACCAATGCTATATCGCCGAAGTAAACAGGGCCTGTGGCGTCAAGGTCGAACACCTGTTGCGCGCCGCACTCCCGCTCAACGTCCCAGTTACCCTTAACGTAGTATACAGGTTTCTGTAAGCTCTTGGATACCTTGCTGAGTATTCTGCACATGCTTCCAGGCCTTTGAGGGTTCCCGATGTCTCCAGCGGCGACGATCACGTCGTAGGAAACATTATCTCTCCTCGCCCATTCTATGAACTGGTCCACAATGTCCTCCTTGCCGTGGACATCTGAGACTGCGAGCATCCTGAGCTTAGCCATATCTTGAACACCAGGTCGCCATGCATGGACGCGAAGAATAAGCCCTCCAGCTTATAAAAATGCTCACCGCGAGGCCGGGCGCGCTCGCTCGCACCCTTCCTGGGAAAAGTTAATAAACCCATCATGCAAACACAGGTTGAGCCCCGGTCGTCTAGCCCGGTCAGCCTGCACGAGGGCCGAGAGGATACGGCGTGAACGGCCGGCCTCAAATTGGCCTCTCGAGCCAAAGATCCCGGGTTCAAATCCCGGCCGGGGCACTCCACTCCGCACTTGATTGCTACCTGTTACGCGAAGTCGCCGTAGTCGATCATGTAGACAACCGACGGAAAGCCTCGTCTCGCACCTCAAAGAAGGCGAAAAGCTGATAAGAGCCCCCGGGAATGATAGTGAATAGCCCCGGTAGCTCAGACTGGTGGAGCGTCGGCCTCGTAAGGTTAAGGTGTTCCGGGGGAGCCGAAGGTCCCGGGTTCGAATCCCGGCCGGGGCTTTTCTGCGCGCATTACTACGAAAACGTTTTTTGAGACCTAGCCTAATAAAGCGCGTGAAGTCGTCGTTCATCTTCGTCCTGCACTTCCACCAGCCTGTGGGGCAGAAGCACAGCATTATGCACAGAGTTCAGAGCAACAGCTATGAGATGCTCCTAGAGGTCCTCGAAACTTTTCGGGATCTGCCGCTGACTCTGCACTTTAGCGGCCCGCTTCTAATGCATTGGCGGAAACTCTACCCAGACTTTCTCGAGAGGTTGAGGAAAGCGCTGGAGTCAAGCAGATTTGAAGTTCTCGGAGGGACATACTCCGAAAGCATACTCGCTTTACTCCCCTGGGAGGACAGAGTAGAGCAGCTGAAGCGGGGAAAAGCGCTCGTGATAGAGACTCTGGGGGTAGAGCCCCAGGGCGCATGGCTCGCTGAGCGGGTTTGGGATCCCACTCTTCCACCAGCAATTAGGGAAGCCGGCTACCAATACGTCATCCTCGACGATGAAGTCGGCTACAGGTCTGGCTTGTGGAAGGACGATACGCATGTAGCGCTTTTAACGGAGTACGCGGGTCAAAAGGTCGGCGTGTTCTTCATAGACACGAAGATCAGGTACATCCTGCCTTGGCGTCCCCACGCGGAAGTCCTCGACTACATAAGAAGTTTTCAGGATAGCGGTGGGTCAAGGTACGTGCTCTGGGGGAGTGACGCGGAGAAGTTCGGGGAGTGGTGGCCCCGCGATCAGGCGGAACCCTGGCTAAGATTATTCCTCACATACCTGATGCAAGACAACTCCATACAGACACTCACCCCCTCCATGTACCTGAAGAGGCACGGGTACTCCGGGCTGGCCTACTTGGGGCCTTGGAGCTACGACAAGATGATGGAGTGGAGCGGAGGGTACTTTCCCAACTTCCTCAGAAAGTACCGAGAGTCCAACAACATGCACAAGAAAATGCTGTATGTTAAGGAAAAGCTGTCAAAGCTCAAAGCACCCCAGGAGGCGTGGGAGAGCTACTACTTGGCCCAGTGCAACGACGCATACTGGCACGGGCTCTTCGGCGGCACCTACATCCCGTCTCTCAGACAGGCTGTGTTCGAGCACTTGATCAGGGCCGAGCGTATAGCTGAGGAGAGGGGAGCATACTTCGTTGGCTCGTGGTACCGCGTAAAGGAGCTGGACTTAGATTACGACGGCAAAGACGAGCTCATATTGGAAACACCGCACTCTAACCTGTACCTGAAGCCGGACGACGGCGGAACGCTCTTCGAGCTAGACATCAAGGCGGACGGAAAGGAGCACAACCTGATAAACACCATGACTCGCTACGCGGAGCCCTATCTCCAAGGCGTTCAGGGCGCGAACCCCGACTGGTATCGCCGCGTCTCGTTCAGAGAGCACATCTGGAGGCGGGATACTAAGCTGTCGGACTGGATTAGCAACACTCCATTCGTCGACGTGAGCGACCTCGCACTGAGAAGGTACATAGTAGAGTACGTTGGGGAGGGGAAGGTCGTCCTCTCCGCAGTGGGTCGGGACTGGAGCGTGAAAAGCCAGCCTGCACGGATACACGTTACGAAGGTGTACGAAGCGGATAACGAGGGCCGCGCTCTAAGGGTTTCCTACTATTGGAGAAACCTGGAGAAAAGGTTCATCGATCCGAGAATATCGATAGAACTGTCGATAATGCCACGGCTTTCCTACGCTGAGGACAAGGTGCCTGTGTACACTGTGGACGATGTTTCGAGGAGAAGTATGGGCGAGAGGTTCGAGAGCCCCTGGTCCAGGACTATAAGGGTGCAATCGGACGGTGCGCCCGAGATAGTCATCGAGAGCTCCAAGCACGCTGAAGTGTGGATAGCACCCATTGAGAGCACGTCCAGGACTGAGAGAGGCCTGAAAAGCGAGATACAAGGTCTAGGCATAGTGTTCAACCACGCTGTGGCATTAAACCCTGGCGAGTCCTTTGAGACGCAGGTGGTTCTGCGTTGGCTCTAAACGTCTGGATGCTCACATTTGAGGCCACGCCCTTCGTCAAGGTTGGAGGGCTAGCTGAGGTTCCTACAAACCTCTGCGCATCCCTGGCGGGGAAAGGAGTTAGCCCCGTCATAGTTCTGCCTGCCCACTCGCCCAGCATCGACCCAGCGTCAGAGACCGCAGAGCTGAACGCCCACGGGAAAATCTATGTGTTTGAGAAGACAGCACATGGTAACGTTTCTTTCATTAAGGTTCACGGCGGCTTTTTGGACGACCCGCGCGTCTACGCGGACGACATACTAGAGGGCAAAATTATAGACTTCACCACTGCCTTCTCGCTCCTCCTTGCGGAGAAGGAAAGGCTGGGGTTAGCGGAGCCCGACATCATACACTTCCACGACTGGCACTCCGTACTCCCGCTCCTTAAGGCGAAGGAGCAACGCGGGACCCGAGCGAAGCCTGCGCTTATCTATCATGTTCACCTATTAGTGAGGAAAAAGCTGGATAAAGCTCTCTTTGAAAAGGTGGGCCTCCGCCTGGACTGGCCTCACACAGTCTACCTGAATGGTAGGTACACGGAGCTCCCTCTACGTGAGGTTTACGAGAGGACAAATGGAGTCGCTGAAAGGATAGGATTAGCGGAGGCAGATAAGCTGGTGACCGTGAGTAAATCGTTCCTTGAGGAAGACCTCCGGTCAGCTCTCGGGGAGGACGTCCTAGGCCGAGGAACGTTCGTTTACAATGGTACGGACTGGAGCTACGAGTCACTATACCGTGAGGTTCTATCCCTGCATGGGGAGAAGCTCCGCGAGCTCTACGGGTCGAGCCCCAGCAGGCTTGAGCTACGCAGATACCTGCTTCTCCATGCTTTGGGCAACTTGCCGACAGGCGAACCAAAGCTCCAGGACGACAGGCTGAGAAACTATATCGCTGAGAGGGTAGCCCCACCTTTAAGAGACGACCTCGGGGTCGAGGCGTTCCGCTTCGACGGGCCTCTGCTGATAACCACCGGCAGGCTCTCGCGCCAGAAGGGCTTCGACGTGCTTGCCGAGGCCGTAGAGCTCCTACTGCAGGACTTGGGCGAGGCTAGGGTAATCTTCCTGGTGCTACCTGTCTGGGGCGGTGAAAGCTACGTAGACCTCTTGGTTAGCCTCTCCCGGGAGTATCCTGGAAACGTCAGAGTGATCTTCGGCGTCGCCCCCTCGATTTACAAGCTTGCCCATCTATCAGCAGACGTCTTCGCAGCCCCGTCGAGATGGGAACCCTTCGGCATCATGGCTGTGGAGGCGATGGCTGCTGGCTGTCCGGTTGTCGCCTCAAGAGTTGGAGGTTTGAAGGAGACTGTCACCGATATACGAAAGTTCGGGATCAAAGGCACAGGGTTGCACGTCGAGCCCGGGGATCCTTACGAGTTAGCAGATTCTCTGCGAGACATGCTGGCGTTCATGGAGGCATCCAATCAAGGCCAGCTCGAAAAGTACCTCGGAAAGATCGGTGACAGAAGGCTCGCAGACCTGCTTGAAAACTACATAGATGCTGGTGAAATAATTCGGAAGAACGCAATAGACAGGGTTGAATCCTACTTCACCTGGGAGAAATCCGCAGAAAAACTCCTGGCAGTTTACAAGGAGGTGCTCCGCTAGATAGAGCGGAGGATCTCCTCGAGAGCTTTCCGCACGTTCTCAAGCTTTCTCTCAAGCTCTTCAACTCTCTTCCTCAGCTCTTCAACCTGGCTTTGAGACGCTGTTCCTAGGATCGGGATGTCGAGCTTGCCTCCGCTTTGTAAGAGCTTCTCGTATGTTTCCTTCACCAGCTTACCGGCCTCCGTTTTAGCCGCGAGGTGGTTTCTTATAGTCGCCTCGGTTCTCCCAAGCTCCTCCGCGATTTTAACTATGGAGTAGCCTGCGCGCTCCCGGGCAAGAGCTCCTGCGGCGACCACGAGGCTGTCAAGCCAGGTGAGTTTGTCCTCAGCGTTCCTGATGGCATCGATGACTTCAGGTCTAAGCAGCGTGCCGAGGATAAGGGATAGCTCGAGCCTCCTCACGTCCTCTTTTCCAACAGGCTTGAGGGGTATTTCACTCATAAGAACCTCCCACCTCCACCTTGTAGGTAGCGCCCCTCAATTTAACTATTTTGTCACTGTACACGATGATCCCTTTATCCGTTATCTCGAAGGGCCTCCGCCTCATATCGTGCTTTGTTCCGCGCATCTTCCATATGATAAGAGATCGAACTAGTTCCCCGTCGATTTCGTCGAGGTCAAGCCTGACGATGCCGTCTACGGCGTGCTCTACGCCCGGTCCCCCGAACCCTCTTTCAGTCACGCTCACTTGCGACACGAACAGGGATGTTGCCCCTAAGCCTGAGAGGACCCTCTTAAGCTGCATAAGAACGGAGCGCGCCGTCGCAGGTCTCGTGAGGTACAGCGTGGAAACCGAATCAACCACAACTCTCTCGGCTTTAACGTCGCGTATCGCCTGCCTCACCACGTCTATCAGCTCACCAACGTCATCCACGCTCTTAACGACGTAGCGCTCCCTTTTCGCCGCCTCGCCGATCCCTCCAGTGAAAGCGTCGACAATCGCGAACTTGCCCTCGTCTTCGAATCTTCGCACGTCCCAGCCGAACGAGGCCATGTTTCTCCGTATCTGAACGGGGTGCTCTTCTAACGCTACTAGCACGCCTGCCTCCCCGTTTGACAACCCGTAGAACAGGTACTGCTGGGAGAATATCGTTTTACCTGTTCCAGGTCCCCCCGAGAGTAGAACTATGTTTCGCTTCGGTATGCCGCCGTAGAGGAGCTCGTCGAAGCCAGGAATACCAGTTTTTATTTTTTCAATAACACTCATTTACAATCACCCAAGTATTCTTTTCCTGCCCAAAATATTAAACCTTTTTTACCGGATTCAATCGATAAGTGGCGGAATGAGATTGTAAAGAGTTGCAAGCGCAACCCGCACGTTTTCAGCGCGGTACATCGCCTCGTAGTAGGCCTCGTAGAGAGCCCTCTCGATGAACCAAGGAACCACTAGCCTAAAGATGTCCGTCAGCGACGACCCAGGCAGAAGTCTTTTGTCCACACTTCTCCGGTAGGCCTCCACGACCCTCTCACTCACCTCACGCGACCACTCGCGCACGAGCCGGACGCGAGGATCGCTACCCCTAATGATTAAATTGAATGTTTCCGCACTATCAAGCCGCAAGCTACTCGATAGGGCGAAGAAGGCTATGTAAGAGATTCCTCTCAGCATCGAAGCTATATCGCGCACAGCTGGCTCGAGGTCCTGTTGAAACTCCGGGGGCCTGCCAGGCTCCCCCTCAAAGTCCACGATGAAGAACCTATCCTTCTGCATCAGCATCTGGGAGAAGTGTAGGTCTCCGTGCGTTCTAATGATCTTGTGTCCCAGCATTCCTCGAAAACCCTCTTCAGCGAGGCGCTCGAAATCTCCTGAGAGCCCGTTATCCCACCCGAGCTCGCGGAGCCTCTGTCGGTAAGTGTTTACTCGCCGTGCCCATTTCTCAATATCGCGCGGCCCCGCTTCACGAGGGCAACACCACTCTCCCCGACACTCGAGCATTCTGTTGTGGAAAAAGGAGACGGTTGTAGCTACGCCCTCCAGCAAGTCCGCCGGGATCTCGTAGCCCCCGCCAAGCGTGCTGATAAGGGAATTGTAGAGTACTGAGCCGGGGTCGATGCCCCCCTCGATGTACCGGGTCATAACGCCAAGCGGCTGGTCGCCGACAAAGTAGGAGAGGATGAGCTGGGGTGCAATACCCGTATCGCTCAAGTACTCCAGGAACGCCGGCTCGGGGTTGAAGCGCGAAGCCAACCTGTACCCCTTGAGAACGAATCTCTCGCCGCTCTCGGAAGACACAAGCGCGTGCGGGTTTGTAGCGTCCTCTGCTATCGAGCCGCGCACCCTTAAGGCTTGGCCTAGCACGCGTCCTTTGACTTTGATGGAATCGCAGTTGATTATTTTCTCTAGGAAATCCGCGCAGTACTCTGCTTCACAGTATCGCTCCCCGTTGTAGATAGCGCTATTCCTTGGAGAGCACGCGCACTTTTCGAGCGGTAGTACGTAGTTCACGCCACCTATGCTAAACTCTAGGATATGCACACCGTTGCACGCCGCCACATGGCGAGGATTAACGCGCACTGGCCCCTTTGCTCGTAACCATCTCTTATTCTCAAGGAGGAGCAAGCTCACTTCAGCCTCTCCCTAAGCTTCCTTATAGCCTCCTCGCTGCTTTCTCCACTTATAACCTCTACGTGCTCCGGCTTCCTTGAGAGGTCGGTAGGCACCCTTACGCCGACAATCAGGTGCTTCTCGCCTGTGTCCAGGGTTTTCCCGTAAGTGCTCAGCACTTCCTCACGCACTTTCGCGGGGTCAGCATCACGGGGGTAGACTGTGTAAACCACGAACCTCTGCGAGCCCTTCTCCAATAGCATCGGAACCCTCTTCTTCAAACCGCTGAGGCTCGTTACTTCAGCGTCAATATGCACCTTGTATCCCTGTGAAGCCGCGGCGTCTGCGATCTTCCTGCTGAGGATCTGCCCGTAGATCTCCGCTAAGACAGTCCTCTCGACGGAGTACCTGTACACCTCCCTGTAAACGGCATCCTTGTGGTCGAAAACGGCGCCGCAGGAAAGGCACTCAAGGGAGGCTACAGGAACGTTGAATGTGAGGCCGCAGCTCCTGCACCTGTAGGTTACGCCGATTACGATCCAATCTCTC from Infirmifilum sp. NZ encodes:
- a CDS encoding KaiC domain-containing protein, which gives rise to MSVIEKIKTGIPGFDELLYGGIPKRNIVLLSGGPGTGKTIFSQQYLFYGLSNGEAGVLVALEEHPVQIRRNMASFGWDVRRFEDEGKFAIVDAFTGGIGEAAKRERYVVKSVDDVGELIDVVRQAIRDVKAERVVVDSVSTLYLTRPATARSVLMQLKRVLSGLGATSLFVSQVSVTERGFGGPGVEHAVDGIVRLDLDEIDGELVRSLIIWKMRGTKHDMRRRPFEITDKGIIVYSDKIVKLRGATYKVEVGGSYE
- a CDS encoding helix-turn-helix domain-containing protein, yielding MSEIPLKPVGKEDVRRLELSLILGTLLRPEVIDAIRNAEDKLTWLDSLVVAAGALARERAGYSIVKIAEELGRTEATIRNHLAAKTEAGKLVKETYEKLLQSGGKLDIPILGTASQSQVEELRKRVEELERKLENVRKALEEILRSI